CCAGGTGCAGAAGCAGAACCCAAAGCTTCCCACCCAGAGTGATCAAATCTCTCCTTGCCCTAGAAACAGCTGTGAAAatctttgctgctcttaatagtTTTACACTTACACATTTACCCTTAATACTGTAGTTTACAGAAAGTTCAAAGACTCACAAACCtacccagcactaaggaggcagaggcaggaggacctctatgagttcaaggccagcaggctgtacacagtgagttccaggacagccagagctacatagtgagatcctgacttaaacaaaacagtaacaaaaaaggACTGTCAAGATTGGAGGGATCACACCGTGGCCTTGCTTTGGCTTGCTTTTCTCACCCAGTGCTGTGATCCACCTGTTGTTGTACAGgcggttttctttttaattgctgTGTCATATTTCACAGCACAGTCATAATTTGTCCATTTGGTTACTGTACAAGTCTGGGTTGGACAGTGGTTTCAGCTAGTTCAAATACTATCAAGTGCAACGAACTCCAAAACAGCCAAACTGCAGTGAGTATTTTCTTCATGTTTACTAGAAAGATCATTTTACTGGTTCATAACATACAGATTACCTTCGTTAAAACTTGTTACtgtggggtctgtgtgtgtgtgcacacttggtgtgggattccccgctgtatgctgtaaatgttttattgccattgattaataaaaaagtagctttcggccaatggcttaacagagtaaagccaggcaggaactctgaacaagagagagagagagagagagagagagagagagagagagagagagagagagagagaaggcggagtcaatgagacaccatgtagccacagGAGGAGAAAGACGCTGGTGCTGGTACCTttaaaccacgagccttgtggtaaaatataaaataataaaaatgggttaatttaagatataatagctAGATAGCAATAcacctaagtgattggccaaacagtgttttaaataatacagcttttgtgtgattatttcaggtctgagtggccagaaAATGAAGGAGCAGCCTCTGCTAATACCAAATGGTGTGTGTTTACATGAAGGTATGTACACAAGGGGGCCAGAAGAAAATCTCTCCTCAGacactattatatatatatatatatattggttttgtttgttgaaatAGCATCTTTTACTAGCCTGTGACTTATAACTCGTTGTGATAGCTGGCCAGCAAACCTTGGGTATCTGTGTCTCCACCTCTTCagtattgagattaaaggcatattccCACCACTCTCCCTCACTTTATTTGAATTCTGGGTACTGAACTCAGATCCATTACTGTCAGCCCTTGGTCCGGCAGGTGTCTAATGGTACTGCATTGTGACTGTGGGTTCCTGGCTGTGGTTGTTAAGGAGGATGTTGGTATCTCCATACATTGGCTATTTGCATTTTCTCATGGGTGCTGCCTCTGCTTAAGTCTCCCgtcactttaaaaatgttttccatttcCTATGGTATGCCTATTAAATGGGTCCTAGATATTATGAATATGGAAACTTCTGCACTGTGACTCCATTTTATGACGTTGTTTGGTTTTGGGTAGATAAATTTGTGACTGAAAAAAATCCTTTTCAAGGCTGGAGCAATGTGtctcagctcttccagaggaccagggttcaatatCTAGCAagcacatagcagctcacaactgtctgtaattccagtcccatgggatctgacaccctcttgtcTTCCAAAGATGCTACACACATGGTACATtaggacatacatgcaggaaaaaaacaCCCGTACatccaaaataataaatttaaaatgtttttcttttcaaccCCAAATTATATTTTCTCATACATGTCCACCACAGGATTTGGAATAGACTTTTTTGAATATTGGGAAGGTACTGAGTAACATacaatatataacatataacacCCTCAACAAAGATTCAGCACCCACTATCATATACATTAAGCCTTCTAGAGCAAAAATTCTTAGTTATATAAGTAATAAATACAGTCTCACACCATTTTAGTGcacgttttctctctctctcttatatcaATGAGTTCCAAAGAGCTTGATGATTCAGAGATTGAGAGATTTTGCAATCAGTAAGATTTACAATCACAAGACAGGCATAATTAAATCGGTAAAAGTCAAGAGGACCCTCCTGGTGGAACCATCTGGAATTGTCCGTAGAAAGATTTTTCAGTACGGATACTAGCACCGTTACACATCTCTCTGGAAATCTGTGCACTTTTCTAAACTTCACTTGCATTCAACCGTTTCTAAGATCCTTTGACTTTTTTGTCTTCTAGAGCTAGCCTTTATTATTGACATCTCTCTTCAGATGTTTGTTCATTGTATTCTTTTCCCCAAAAACTAACTTGACTTTATTTTCCCAGTGTCGGATGCCGCTGTGCGTTAGTGGATTGGCTACAGACCCGACAAAAGCAAAATTCTGGCTTGCTGTTTGCCGCGGGGTGAGTGTTGCATCGCAGTCAGTTTCAAGCTACCAATAATATTTCGGTCATGGAGTTGGGACGGGGTACACAGACGGCTCTCTACACAAGGCTGGCTGTGGACACCACCGTTCCCATTTCATTCATGCCTGCTCTAGACGCATTTCTGTGGCACACATTCATACTCGCTGCCATACAGACAAAATAAGTAAACCTTTAATATAGATTTCCGTCTCCAACTTAACTCATCTAAGGCTCTTTCATGGTTCGGGCCTCACAGTGGCACCGACAGTAGAGCTAACTCTCCCGGGACTGGTGTGAGTCCGTgctgcacacgcatgcacgcggCTCTTCCCAGGAGCTAGAGCAGACAGAACCAGGGCGCAGCCGGCGGACTGGCCTTCATCCGTGGCTCGACTCGTCTTCCTGAACATTCTACTTAAACACGGGCTCATAAATTAAACGCTCCTCTCAAAACATCCGAAGCACGGCAGAGATGAGGGGTCTGGTCTGCAAACCTGGCCAAACTTCGCCGGGAGTCCGTGCTCTCAGGCTGGTGGCCTCCTCCCCCACTATCCCTCCACTCCAGCCCCGGCCGCCGCCACTACTGGGCCGAGGGCGGTGACGATCGGTGACGCCCAAAAGCCGCGCCCACCACAGCCGGAAAACGCAGCCGGAAGTCCCGCCCTTCCGTGTGGAGAACTGCGCCAGGAAGGATCAACACGGGTCAGCTGCTGCTTTCCCGGGGGAGCGTTTCCTTGCGTGGTCTGTGGACTCCCCGGGCGACTCGGCGGCCCGGGAGCCGAGCTCCTCCCCGCGCTCGCCCACGTTGGCTGCTCCTCGGGAGGCCGCGCGCGGGACTGCAAAGCTCGGGCCCTCCGCGCCGCAGCCCGGGGTTGTAAGCTAGCCCTGGGAGCCCTGCAGGAATGGCAGCCCCGACCATGAAGGAAAGGCAGGTGTGCTGGAGCGCGCGCGACCTGTACTGGCGCTGTCTCGACGACAACGCGGAGGACGCGGCTCGGTGCAAGCAGCTGAGGAGCTCGTTCGAGGCCAGCTGCCCCCAACAGTGGGTAAGTCCCGGGCGCTCGGCCTCACCTCGGGGTAGGACTGGAGGGACAAGGTCACGGGGGAAGGCGCGCGGTGGAAGCCACCAGTTGGTTGTTATTGCTGGAGAAAGTGACAGTGCGCGGCCGGTTTCTGGGGAAGGGAAAGTGTTGTGATGATTTCTGCAGGAGTCCATAGCCTCTCTCACAGTTCCGTCATCCAGCAGCATAAAAagaaagttcttttatttttaactttgttcCGGTCTCTGCCAACTCCTATAAAGTGCAGACTGAGAGGTGTGTCCAAAACCACGctcgtgggggtggggggagcgcgGGTGGAGCGTCGTGGGAATGTGTTCTGAGAAAGACACTAGGTTTTATTTGCTAGGATTTTCATCAGTGTTGGGAGGCCTTGAATTCACTTTTAGGCACTAGAGAGGAGAAACAGTTGTCCAAAACGAGCCAGCCACCGTGTGGAGAGAGGATTTGAACTCCGGTTCTTAACTTTGCCTTTACTCTGCTGTACAGCAGTCCCTTGAGAAAGAGAAGGGTTGTGCTGTGCAGTACAAGGCCACGAGAACCAGGACTGTGGGTGACTGGAGTGTTCAGAGAGCAGCTTCAGGAGGAGATCCGCTCCCGGGAGAGGCTGAGTTCTGGGCAGGTTGTTGTCAACAGCATAACACTGCTTTCAAGGCAAAGGATAGTGTATTTTGCAGCCAAATATGAGCACAGATTGAAGTTTCCCTTAATACCATGTGGCAGAAGTTTCATTAAGTTTTATGGGAACAGAACACAATTTTCAAATACATGGGTGGCAATGCAGGTTAAGTCCGTTCATTACAGCAAAGCAGGAAAGCCTGTGTTGGGCCTCAGAGGCTGTCACATGACATGCTTAGCCTTTGGGGTGGTGGGAGCCAGTGAGTGGTTTCACCTGTCACCAGGGTGTGAAATCAGTcacagaggtgggcaaggaaTTCAGAGGGCAAAAGACGGACCCTCAACTTCAAACCTTTCCAAAGCCACTCAAGTTCTGATCAGTAGGATTAGTCCTGCGGAAGGTTCGATGTAAGGTGTGGCTTTTCCCCGTTCATATTGGACTGTGATACCTCAGGTGCCGCTAAATGTAACTGAGCACAACAGATACCTCAATTAGCTTTTCACAGAACAGGAGGGACATTGTATGCTTTTAAGTCTGATATTCTTTTATAAAGCACCCATTCTAGTGTAGTCATTCAAGACCACCAGGGATAAATCTCCACGCTGACAGTGAGATTTTTGAATACCTTGTCATAAcaccccagagggacaaaggccATCAAACCACGGGGGATTTTGAGCAAGGATGGGGCTTTGGATGTGAAGCAGTGATGTCACGGCCTCAGAGCAGAGCTGTGCACCAGCAGGACCTCAGGGCTCAGGACTGAGGTAAACCCAGAGTCCTGTTTTCCATCATGTTCAGAAACCATATGTGAATTCGTACGTAGGTAGGCAGTTAGGGAGGCTTCTCTCTGAAGGTGCCTTGGATACTCTGGGCAGGTGTGTTACATTTCCTTCTGATGGAACTTTAAGGAGCGAGTCTGTCTATGTGCGGTGGTAGAGGACGGGTTTCTCAGTGAAGGAGAAAGCCGTGTTCAGGCAGGCTCCATGAAGACATGCactgaaggtttttaaaaaaattagcatttTGTGGTCTCCAGTGCAAACATGAGGCATCCTACACCTGCCCTGTCTGCAGAGCTGCTGGGATACAGGGCCGGGGCAGCGGCATCCTACATCTGCCCTGTCTGCAGAGCTGCTGGGATACAGGGCCGGGGCAGCGGCATCCTACACCTGCCCTGTCTGCAGAGCTGCTGGGATACAGGGCCGGGGCAGCGGCATCCTACACCTGCCCTGTCTGCAGAGCTGCTGGGATACAGGGCCGGGGCAGCGGCATCCTACACCTGCCCTGTCTGCAGAGCTGCTGGGATACAGGGCCGGGGCAGCGGCATCCTACACCTGCCCTGTCTGCAGAGCTGCTGGGATGCAGGGCCGGGGCAGCGGCACGGCTGGCACACATGTTTTCCTTGGGTTTGATTTCGACTTGTAGAACATGGGACTTTTCAGATGCCGCATGAAGAGGATGATATGAATGGAAACAAAGCCAAGCCTTGAATAACTTGTGAATATTTAGTCATGTGTCCGTCTCGACTTGTCTTTCTTGACAAAGATACCAGGCCTGATACCATACACTGACCCTATAACCAGCCATGGTCTAAAACTTAAGATTCCTGATCCAACCAAGAACTGCCAAACAGGCTCTTATGTGCCTAAGACTGTTTAAGTTCACGGGCCATACGTGCTAACAGCCAAGAGGGAACGGGGAGACTCATGGCTCTTTCAGGCACTAGATCCCTGACTCAGGAGGCTAGAACACAAATCCTGGTTCTGCCTTGATACAGTTAATGCCGAGTTACATTTAAATCTGCGCTTTTGCTTGCCAACTGCACAGCTTGCTCTAATGTCAGGCCTTTTTATCtcaatagataaaatattttgacaaaagAAGAGACTACTTGAAATTCAAGGAAAAATTTGAAGCCGGAGAATTCCAGCCTTCACGGTCCACTGAAAATTCCTAGGCTCTGCCTGAACTTTCACGCAGGTGGAGATTATTCTTCTGGACTTTCAGAAAAGCTTTGCTGGTTCCAGGACAAAAGCAGTTTGGCCGCAATTACACATCAGCCAGCACCTGTCGCTTGTGAATACCAATTAGTAAAAGGGTCAAGTAGCCGGAGATCCTAATCATTCAAACTATGAAGGACTGGCTGCTGCTACGTGTGCTGCTTTAATTTCGTGAGGAtctatttcaagaaaaaaattaaagtttattataaaaacaCAATGTTTATCTTCCTTCCCCCCCCTTAGAATGAAAGCCAAATAGTATGCAAATCGAGTTGCAactgatataaataaaaactaagataGGTTGTTATGTGTGTTGCTGGCTTTTAGATCAGCATTTTAATGCAGAAACGACACAGTGAAGCTAGAAACCTTAAGTAACCAATGGGTTATAATAAAAGTTGTTCAAATGTCCTCAATGATCAGACAGTGCCTGAGTCTATTCCAAggtgattaagaaaatgccaaagGATGAACCCCCAGAAATGAACAGTAACTCACAAACCTCCAGACAATACTTCAAATCGTGTATTTCTTACAGAGCTTGTATTCAGaatacaaaaaccaaaacttcatgattcttaataagaaaaatgaaccTGTTTAAAAAGTGAGCAAATTATGCGAATAGATATTGTAAGGATTCCAGCTCGGATGGAAAGGAATCCTGGCAGACTCGACGGAAGCGGAGCCGTGTGCAGCCCTGCTTCAAGAAAGGTTTCCCCAGTGGACTAACTCTGAGGTCTGCCGGAGTGGAACAGCTCTGCTCTGCCAGGGAAGGTTCTGCTGCACTCCAGGGAAAGAAGGTCTCACTCAaacctcattcaagagatttattgggaaggagGAATCCTGAGGGTGGCTGCTTCTGCCATGGTAGGAAAAGGCAGCTGCCAACTGAACAGGTACagagcttatatagggcttcttaggggtggagtttttCCAGGGTGAAGATTTTCAGAGTGGAATTGGTTGGATTTCAAACCTTGAGCTTGGACAAGCTCAGAGACTGGCTGGATTTCGTGTGCAAGGGGTTGGTTTCATGCCCAGGGATTGATTAGTTTTTCTGCCCAGCTGGTCAGGGGCAGAGTGTGTTtgtttggctctggtttcaggaccaaggtgtatttcttttttcttttctttttttttaaagatttatctatttattatgtatacaacattctgcttccatgtgtgcatgccagaagagggtaccagatctcattaaagatggttgtgagccactatgtggttgctgggaattgaactcaggacctctggaagagcaaccagtgctcttaaccactgagccagctctccagcccctgaggtgTGTTTCTTCCACTGGCCCTTTTTAACCTTTAGGCTTAGGTCTCAAGGCCAGTGAACTGGCTCTGGTCTCTCTTACCCCACAGATATTTCTTACAATACAGTGGAAGATGAATATCTGAAAAGAGCCTCCATATCATTAAATattagaataatgaaaataaatactacACTGATGGGTCACTagacacctgccagaatggcttaAATCAAAAGGCTGACAATACCAAATGACAGGGATGCAGAACAAGTCACCCTCGGTGATGCTGTAAACTCGGAAAGCCCTCTGCAGAGGTGTTCAGGTAAAACACGCTGACTTTATGACCCAGAAGCCCCACTCCTAGGTGCTTCACCAAATGAACTGAAAGCAGAGCCTGCAGTGTTAACACAGTCCCTAAATCCAAATGCCCTATAATGGGTGGAAGGCCAACAACATGACCCGGATGGGCCATGGATGCATTCCATTCTGCTGTCTGAAAGAAGCCAGACGTGACAGTGTCGGTTATCTCAGGTCACAGGCGTGGCAGCTGCTCTGACCGATGTTCTAGGCTTGAAACTACAGAAGGAAATGAATAGGCAAAGGACCCTGAAATCTTGAGTATTACTCAAAGGGTTCCAGGGAGAGCAGGTTCCTTAAATAATGCAGCCATCAAAGCATAAAGCACTCACGGGCTTCATTCTTGGTTTCGGTAGGGGTTTCCAGGGGTGGACCAACAGTCCTCGGAGACAGAGTTCTCACAAATACCATTTAAGCCTA
Above is a window of Microtus pennsylvanicus isolate mMicPen1 chromosome 6, mMicPen1.hap1, whole genome shotgun sequence DNA encoding:
- the Coa6 gene encoding cytochrome c oxidase assembly factor 6 homolog yields the protein MAAPTMKERQVCWSARDLYWRCLDDNAEDAARCKQLRSSFEASCPQQWIKYFDKRRDYLKFKEKFEAGEFQPSRSTENS